The Pseudopipra pipra isolate bDixPip1 chromosome 6, bDixPip1.hap1, whole genome shotgun sequence genome includes a region encoding these proteins:
- the FLRT2 gene encoding leucine-rich repeat transmembrane protein FLRT2, whose translation MGLWTKMWPTDWALLMKSWLIFSLGLCMQVSKTLTCPKVCRCDRNFVYCNERSLTSVPLGIPEGVTVLYLHNNQINNAGFPAELHNVQSVHTVYLYGNQLDEFPMNLPKNVRVLHLQENNIQTISRAALAQLLKLEELHLDDNSISTVGVEDGAFQEAISLKLLFLSKNHLSSVPVGLPLDLQELRVDENRIAVISDLAFQNLTSLERLIVDGNLLTNKGIAEGTFSHLSKLKEFSIVRNSLTYPPPDLPGTHLLRLYLQDNQITHIPLTAFSNLHKLERLDISNNQLRMLTKGVFDNLHSLRQLTVRNNPWLCDCSIKWVTEWLKFIPSSINVRGFMCQGPEQVRGMAVRELNMNMLSCPTTTPGLPLIITPVPATTMPTTLIPTSSFPLPSSKYNPLTPIIATLPTVPDREDRERVTPPLSEGIQLFIHFVNDTCIQVNWMSLFTVMAYKLTWVKMGHSLVGGIVHERIVSGEKQQSSLVNLEPKSTYRICLVPLDTYNSYRTGEDTVCSEATTKASFLSNGSNIPSSHEQTTSQNLGSPFLLAGLIGGAVIFVLVVLLSIFCWHMHKKGRYTSQKWKYNRGRRKDDYCEAGTKKDNSILEMTETSFQIVSLNNDQLLKGDFRLQPIYTPNGGINYTDCHIPNNMRYCNSNVSDLEHCHT comes from the coding sequence ATGGGTTTGTGGACTAAAATGTGGCCCACAGATTGGGCTCTTCTCATGAAATCATGGCTTATCTtttccctggggctctgcatGCAGGTCTCCAAAACTTTGACCTGCCCAAAAGTGTGCCGCTGTGATCGAAACTTTGTCTACTGTAATGAGCGAAGCTTGACCTCAGTGCCTCTTGGGATACCAGAGGGTGTAACCGTCCTCTACCTCCATAATAACCAAATTAATAATGCTGGATTTCCTGCAGAGTTGCACAATGTCCAGTCTGTGCACACAGTCTACCTGTATGGCAACCAATTGGATGAATTCCCCATGAACCTGCCGAAGAATGTCAGGGTTCTCCACCTGCAGGAAAACAACATTCAGACCATTTCTCGTGCTGCTCTTGCTCAGCTTTTGAAGCTGGAAGAACTGCACCTAGATGACAACTCCATCTCCACTGTTGGCGTTGAGGATGGGGCATTCCAGGAAGCCATCAGCCTCAAGCTTCTGTTCTTGTCCAAGAATCATTTAAGCAGTGTACCAGTAGGCCTTCCGCTGGACTTACAAGAACTTCGAGTAGACGAAAACCGAATTGCTGTCATTTCAGACTTGGCCTTCCAAAATCTTACAAGTCTGGAGCGTCTGATTGTAGATGGCAATCTCCTTACTAATAAAGGCATAGCTGAAGGCACCTTTAGCCACCTCTCCAAGCTCAAGGAATTCTCAATAGTTCGGAATTCACTGACCTACCCTCCTCCCGATCTTCCAGGGACACATCTGCTGAGGCTTTACTTGCAGGACAACCAGATAACCCATATACCACTTACAGCCTTTTCAAACCTCCACAAACTGGAACGTCTTGATATTTCCAACAATCAGCTTCGGATGTTGACAAAGGGAGTATTTGATAATCTCCACAGCCTGAGACAACTCACTGTAAGGAATAATCCCTGGTTATGTGACTGCAGTATTAAGTGGGTCACTGAATGGCTCAAATTTATTCCTTCTTCCATCAATGTACGGGGTTTTATGTGCCAGGGACCAGAGCAGGTCCGAGGTATGGCAGTCCGGGAGCTCAATATGAATATGTTGTCATgccccaccaccacccctgGTCTGCCACTTATCATCACCCCAGTCCCAGCTACAACCATGCCAACTACATTAATTCCCACCTCATCGTTTCCCCTCCCAAGTAGCAAGTATAATCCTCTCACTCCCATCATAGCCACACTCCCCACTGTGCCTGACAGGGAGGACAGAGAAAGGGTGACACCTCCTTTATCTGAAGGGATTCAACTCTTCATCCATTTTGTTAATGACACTTGCATCCAAGTCAACTGGATGTCACTTTTTACCGTAATGGCATATAAACTCACATGGGTTAAAATGGGCCATAGTCTGGTAGGAGGAATTGTTCATGAACGAATAGTTAGTGGTGAGAAGCAGCAATCAAGCTTGGTAAATCTGGAGCCCAAATCCACTTATCGGATTTGTTTGGTTCCACTGGATACTTATAACAGTTACCGAACTGGAGAAGACACTGTCTGTTCAGAAGCCACAACCAAGGCTTCCTTTTTGAGCAATGGCAGCAACATCCCTTCCAGTCACGAGCAGACAACTTCTCAGAACCTAGGCTCCCCATTTCTGCTGGCAGGGTTGATTGGGGGTGCAGTGATATTTGTCCTTGTGGTCCTGCTCAGCATTTTTTGCTGGCATATGCACAAAAAAGGTCGTTACACCTCCCAGAAGTGGAAATATAACCGGGGCCGTCGGAAAGATGACTACTGTGAGGCAGGGACCAAGAAGGACAACTCCATCCTGGAGATGACGGAAACCAGCTTCCAGATTGTCTCCTTAAATAATGATCAGCTCCTTAAAGGAGATTTCAGACTGCAGCCCATTTATACCCCAAATGGGGGCATTAACTACACAGACTGCCACATCCCCAACAACATGCGATACTGCAACAGCAACGTCTCAGACCTGGAGCACTGTCATACGTGA